One stretch of bacterium DNA includes these proteins:
- a CDS encoding efflux RND transporter permease subunit codes for MRKIFEFSVRQRMFINLLTVFILAWGIAAMFSVKRDIFPNVNLDLVIVNASYPGSTPHEIEKLITIPIEKELKEVGDIKEMTSASIEGISTIVIEIEPDAESKDKVIDDIQRAVDRAEDLPADMKEKPAVIELKMKDHPVIQISIAGDLPEAELIGHARKLETKVLDIADVARVERMGWRDQEIWVEVDPDKADEMYVGINQVVAALKGQNVSIPGGSLIMGAHESLLRTSGEFDSAEGVKPVILRANELGHWVQVQDIAAVSDNFEPHRLLHRTDGHRAINLVAVKKERGDVLDVVKQIRDIVTAYQKSAPPGLKLSVVNDFSVYVRNRLDILESNGLVGISLVVVFLFLFMSWRSAIVTSIAIPASILATFIYMYYAGYTLNLMTMASLIIALGMLVDNAIVINDNFHRHFDSGVPAEEAAVRGAHEVWAPVFTSTLTTIAAFAPLMFMGGIIGKFTRFLPIVINIALIASLIEAFVVVPSNLVSLETFGNHEKYKWLAKGPLSGWFHRLTVKYAKVVDRLLRSRYRMIGAAALIFVLSIYIGVKVVPFVLFPQVGVDAFFIYVKAPVGTPLEETERRIVSIEQAVDRLPRGEWDDYVTQIGTNQQESNDLEGDQATHLGQIQVILKPEAARSMTADEIIEILRKDTASVEGFEEITFTKVRTGPPVGKPIMARIRNENLDLLDSIADELKSYLATIPGVSDIRDDYDRGKDEKRVIVDERQATRADLTVDDVALAVRASFDGAIATSIKRSDEEIDVRVRYPDAWRYMEGALERVKITNQEGDLIPITEVARFEETPGISGIRHVDRKRTVTVTGNVDEKRATSVGVTKKLMEKFKGIAEKHPDVSLKFGGEWQRTEESMHDLIFAVLVAVFLIFIILAFEFQSLMQPFIVMLSIIYGFSGVSLAFFLHGEPISFLALVGTVGLSGVVVNNAIVMIDFINKALSDGLPVHDAVVKAARLRIRPIFLTTVTTLLGILPMAYGIGGRDPFLIPMALSFGWGLIFSSMCTLFVTPCVYMVVDDLRCRLRHKIGLKGDRTCSGEGFDDQTDV; via the coding sequence GTGAGAAAGATATTCGAGTTCTCGGTGCGCCAGCGGATGTTCATCAACCTCCTGACCGTGTTCATCCTCGCCTGGGGGATCGCGGCTATGTTTTCCGTCAAGCGCGACATATTCCCGAACGTCAACCTCGACCTTGTGATAGTCAACGCGTCCTATCCCGGCTCCACGCCGCATGAGATAGAAAAGCTCATCACGATCCCGATAGAGAAGGAGCTCAAGGAGGTAGGCGACATAAAGGAGATGACCTCCGCATCCATAGAGGGGATCTCGACGATCGTGATAGAGATCGAGCCGGACGCGGAGAGCAAGGACAAGGTGATCGACGACATACAGCGCGCGGTGGATCGCGCGGAGGACCTGCCGGCCGACATGAAGGAGAAGCCGGCGGTCATCGAGCTCAAGATGAAGGACCATCCGGTCATCCAGATCTCGATAGCAGGCGACTTGCCTGAGGCGGAGCTTATCGGGCACGCGAGGAAGCTGGAGACAAAGGTGCTCGATATCGCGGACGTGGCCAGGGTCGAGAGGATGGGCTGGCGCGACCAGGAGATATGGGTCGAGGTCGACCCGGATAAGGCCGACGAGATGTACGTCGGCATCAACCAGGTGGTGGCAGCCCTCAAGGGCCAGAACGTGAGCATACCGGGCGGCAGCCTGATCATGGGGGCGCACGAGAGCCTGCTCCGCACCAGCGGTGAGTTCGATTCGGCCGAGGGGGTGAAACCGGTGATCCTCCGCGCCAACGAGCTCGGCCACTGGGTGCAGGTGCAGGACATCGCTGCGGTCTCGGATAATTTCGAGCCTCACAGGTTGTTGCACCGCACCGACGGCCACCGGGCGATCAACCTGGTCGCAGTGAAAAAGGAGCGTGGGGACGTCCTCGATGTGGTGAAACAGATCAGGGATATCGTGACCGCATACCAGAAGTCCGCGCCCCCGGGCCTCAAGCTCAGCGTGGTCAACGACTTCTCCGTCTACGTGAGGAACAGGCTGGACATACTCGAGAGCAACGGACTCGTCGGAATATCTCTCGTCGTCGTCTTCCTCTTCCTCTTCATGTCGTGGCGCTCGGCGATAGTCACATCCATCGCGATACCCGCCTCCATCCTGGCGACCTTCATCTACATGTACTACGCCGGCTATACCCTCAACCTGATGACCATGGCCTCGCTCATCATCGCGCTCGGTATGCTCGTGGACAACGCGATAGTGATCAACGACAACTTTCACCGCCACTTCGACTCCGGCGTACCTGCGGAGGAGGCCGCGGTCAGGGGCGCGCACGAGGTCTGGGCGCCCGTGTTCACCAGCACCCTCACCACCATCGCGGCCTTCGCGCCTCTCATGTTCATGGGCGGCATCATCGGAAAATTCACCAGGTTTCTGCCCATCGTCATCAACATCGCGCTTATCGCCTCCCTCATCGAGGCGTTCGTTGTGGTGCCCTCCAACCTCGTCTCGCTCGAGACCTTCGGGAACCACGAGAAGTATAAGTGGCTCGCCAAGGGTCCCCTCTCCGGATGGTTCCACAGACTCACGGTGAAGTACGCGAAGGTGGTCGACAGGTTACTGCGGTCGCGTTATCGCATGATCGGCGCGGCGGCCCTGATCTTCGTCCTGTCGATCTACATAGGGGTCAAGGTGGTTCCCTTCGTCCTCTTCCCGCAGGTAGGCGTCGATGCCTTCTTCATATACGTCAAGGCTCCGGTAGGCACTCCGCTGGAGGAGACCGAGCGGCGGATCGTCTCGATAGAGCAGGCGGTGGACAGGCTGCCCAGGGGCGAATGGGACGACTACGTCACGCAGATCGGCACGAATCAGCAGGAGTCCAACGACCTCGAAGGGGACCAGGCCACGCACCTCGGCCAGATACAGGTCATACTCAAGCCGGAGGCCGCAAGATCGATGACCGCGGACGAGATCATAGAGATATTGAGAAAGGATACGGCCTCGGTCGAAGGCTTCGAGGAGATCACCTTCACCAAGGTCCGCACCGGACCCCCGGTAGGAAAACCGATCATGGCGCGCATCAGGAATGAAAACCTCGACCTCCTCGATAGCATAGCGGACGAACTCAAATCGTATCTGGCCACGATCCCTGGGGTCAGCGACATACGCGATGACTATGACAGGGGCAAGGACGAGAAGAGGGTGATCGTGGACGAGAGGCAGGCGACCCGCGCCGATCTCACCGTGGACGATGTGGCCCTCGCGGTCCGCGCTTCCTTCGACGGCGCCATCGCCACGTCGATAAAGAGGTCCGACGAGGAGATAGACGTCAGGGTGAGATACCCGGACGCGTGGCGCTACATGGAGGGGGCCCTCGAGAGGGTGAAGATAACAAACCAGGAGGGAGACCTGATTCCCATAACCGAAGTGGCGAGGTTCGAGGAGACTCCGGGAATAAGCGGGATCAGGCACGTGGATCGCAAGAGGACCGTGACCGTGACCGGAAACGTGGACGAGAAGAGGGCTACGTCGGTCGGAGTCACGAAGAAGCTTATGGAGAAATTCAAGGGTATTGCGGAGAAGCACCCGGATGTCTCGCTCAAGTTCGGCGGCGAGTGGCAGAGGACTGAGGAGTCGATGCACGACCTCATCTTTGCGGTCTTGGTGGCGGTATTCCTGATATTCATAATTCTCGCATTCGAGTTCCAGTCGCTCATGCAGCCCTTCATCGTCATGCTTTCGATAATCTACGGCTTCTCGGGGGTCTCGCTCGCCTTCTTCTTACATGGCGAACCCATCAGTTTCCTCGCCCTCGTGGGCACGGTGGGTCTCTCGGGCGTGGTGGTCAACAATGCGATCGTGATGATCGATTTTATAAACAAGGCGCTGTCCGACGGGCTCCCTGTGCACGATGCCGTGGTGAAGGCCGCGCGCCTGAGGATCAGGCCGATATTCCTTACCACGGTCACGACGCTCCTCGGTATCCTGCCCATGGCCTACGGCATAGGCGGCCGCGACCCGTTCCTGATTCCCATGGCGCTCTCCTTCGGCTGGGGCCTGATATTCTCATCGATGTGCACCCTGTTCGTCACTCCCTGCGTGTATATGGTGGTCGACGATCTGAGGTGTCGCCTGAGGCACAAGATAGGCCTCAAGGGAGACAGGACGTGCAGCGGCGAGGGTTTCGATGATCAGACGGATGTCTGA
- a CDS encoding class II fructose-bisphosphate aldolase gives MDFWKNEQDLTAACAGAFDIEGGKLKIKDEQRFRHEIMDKLVWTAVFSDDEHTKNVARWVIWEGAQALGCPSSSIHDLYMARAKDEWKDMTVPAINLRGLTYDTARTIFKTLKKHDATACLFEIAKSEMGYTAQRPAEYVSCVLGAALRENWKAPVFIQGDHFQTSAKKFAENPRAEIDAIKELITESVSAGFYNIDIDTSTLVDLKKPTVMEQQKQNFETAAELSRHVRACQPKGVTISIGGEIGEVGTQNSTPEELAAFMEGYNKAMGSTAPGISKISIQTGTSHGGVPLADGTVAKVALDFGVIDRLGEMARRQFGIGGVVQHGASTLPESAFDNFPKHQAMEVHLATGFQNTILDSMAFPKTIKDNIYKWLDEHCAKDRKPDMTKEQFYYKTRKNVFGPFKKEMWSLTDNTKSALMSELARQFDMLFTKLSIKGSSKTVESFVKPAAVHHQYPVPGKSSAVADVGSDNPNAD, from the coding sequence ATGGATTTCTGGAAAAACGAGCAGGATTTGACGGCCGCATGCGCCGGCGCCTTTGATATCGAAGGCGGCAAACTCAAGATCAAGGACGAACAGCGCTTCCGCCACGAGATCATGGACAAGCTCGTGTGGACGGCGGTTTTCTCCGACGACGAGCACACCAAGAACGTGGCCCGCTGGGTGATATGGGAGGGCGCGCAGGCCTTAGGCTGCCCCTCCTCCTCGATCCACGACCTCTACATGGCGCGCGCCAAGGATGAATGGAAAGACATGACCGTGCCTGCGATAAACCTGCGCGGGCTCACCTACGATACCGCACGCACGATATTCAAGACCCTGAAGAAGCACGACGCGACCGCCTGTCTCTTCGAGATCGCCAAGTCCGAGATGGGCTACACCGCGCAGCGGCCCGCCGAATACGTCTCCTGTGTGCTCGGGGCGGCGCTCCGCGAGAACTGGAAGGCGCCGGTCTTCATCCAGGGCGACCATTTCCAGACCAGCGCGAAGAAGTTCGCCGAGAACCCCAGGGCCGAGATCGACGCGATCAAGGAGCTGATAACCGAGTCCGTCAGCGCCGGCTTCTACAACATCGACATCGACACCTCCACGCTCGTGGACCTCAAAAAACCCACGGTGATGGAGCAGCAGAAACAGAATTTTGAGACGGCGGCCGAGCTCTCCCGACACGTCAGGGCATGCCAGCCCAAGGGCGTCACCATCTCCATCGGCGGCGAGATCGGCGAAGTGGGCACCCAGAACTCCACGCCGGAGGAGCTCGCAGCCTTCATGGAGGGCTACAACAAGGCGATGGGGAGCACGGCCCCGGGCATCAGCAAGATATCGATCCAGACCGGAACGAGCCACGGCGGAGTGCCTCTCGCGGACGGCACGGTCGCCAAGGTGGCGCTGGACTTCGGCGTCATAGACAGGCTGGGCGAGATGGCCCGCCGCCAGTTCGGCATCGGCGGAGTCGTGCAGCACGGGGCGAGCACGCTCCCCGAGTCGGCATTCGACAACTTCCCGAAACATCAGGCCATGGAGGTGCACCTGGCCACGGGTTTCCAGAACACGATCCTCGACTCCATGGCGTTCCCGAAGACGATCAAGGACAACATCTACAAGTGGCTGGATGAGCACTGCGCCAAGGACAGAAAGCCCGACATGACCAAGGAGCAGTTCTACTACAAGACGCGCAAGAACGTCTTCGGACCCTTCAAGAAGGAGATGTGGTCTCTGACCGACAACACGAAGAGCGCGCTCATGAGCGAGCTGGCGCGCCAGTTCGACATGCTCTTCACGAAGCTCAGCATCAAGGGGAGTTCCAAGACCGTGGAAAGCTTCGTGAAGCCCGCCGCCGTGCACCATCAGTACCCGGTCCCGGGCAAGAGCTCCGCTGTCGCCGACGTCGGCTCGGACAATCCGAACGCGGACTGA
- a CDS encoding DUF4190 domain-containing protein, with product MESQNIPEAKPVEQPQTPAPAAGQAASGRAVTTLILGILSVICSGFVAGIPAIVLGSMELKAIKAGRAPAAGESAAKVGLVLGIVGTAFTCLALLGIVLMIVLGISLNSIEAVQNVSLVI from the coding sequence ATGGAGAGCCAGAACATCCCCGAGGCAAAACCGGTGGAGCAGCCGCAGACGCCGGCCCCCGCAGCAGGCCAGGCTGCCAGCGGCCGAGCCGTCACGACCCTTATCCTGGGCATACTCTCCGTCATATGCTCGGGTTTCGTGGCAGGCATACCCGCGATCGTGCTGGGCTCGATGGAGCTCAAGGCGATCAAGGCAGGGAGGGCACCGGCTGCCGGCGAATCCGCGGCAAAGGTGGGGCTCGTGCTGGGCATCGTGGGGACGGCCTTCACCTGTCTCGCTTTATTGGGGATCGTGCTGATGATCGTGCTGGGAATATCGCTCAACTCCATCGAGGCGGTGCAGAACGTCTCCCTGGTGATCTAG
- a CDS encoding pyridoxal phosphate-dependent aminotransferase, with protein sequence MIHISNRAKQLQPSATLGMAARVRKLKAEGVDIISFAVGEPDFETPEHIREVGKKAIDEGLTRYTPSNGIPELRAAVREKLKADNGLSYSDDEITITCGAKQAIYDALQVIVDPGDEVIVPAPYWVSYPDQVILAGGVPKILNADQADAFRVAPEQLAKAITPKTRAVILNYPSNPSGSSYGRGQFEQLGRVIAEKKIAVISDEIYEKLLYTGERHCSIAEACPECKDLTLVINGVSKAYAMTGWRMGFAAGPKTVISKMTGLISQQNSGIPGFVQKACIEALKGPQDEVENMRREFNARRDLMLEGILSIPGMRCHAPDGAFYLLPDIKAYLGRSWKGSKIADAGALADYLIEEAHVATVGGDPFGAPGFIRLSYATSRPKIEEGVARLSKALSRLA encoded by the coding sequence ATGATCCACATCTCAAACCGCGCAAAACAGCTGCAGCCGTCGGCCACGCTGGGCATGGCGGCGAGGGTGAGGAAGCTCAAGGCCGAGGGCGTGGACATCATAAGCTTCGCGGTCGGCGAGCCTGACTTTGAAACCCCGGAGCACATCCGAGAGGTCGGCAAGAAAGCGATAGACGAAGGGCTCACGCGCTACACGCCGAGCAACGGCATCCCGGAGCTCAGGGCGGCCGTCCGCGAGAAACTCAAGGCCGACAACGGCCTCTCCTACTCGGACGACGAGATCACGATCACCTGCGGCGCAAAACAGGCGATATATGACGCCCTCCAAGTGATCGTGGATCCGGGCGACGAGGTTATCGTGCCGGCGCCGTACTGGGTCTCGTATCCTGACCAGGTCATCCTCGCAGGCGGCGTTCCCAAGATTCTCAACGCCGACCAAGCGGACGCATTCCGCGTCGCCCCCGAGCAGCTCGCAAAGGCGATCACCCCAAAAACGAGGGCCGTGATCCTCAACTACCCCTCCAACCCGAGCGGCTCCTCATACGGCAGAGGACAGTTCGAACAACTCGGCCGGGTGATCGCGGAGAAGAAGATCGCGGTGATATCCGACGAGATATACGAGAAGCTGCTCTACACCGGTGAGCGACATTGCTCGATCGCAGAGGCGTGCCCCGAGTGCAAGGATCTCACATTGGTCATAAACGGGGTGTCCAAGGCGTACGCCATGACCGGCTGGCGCATGGGCTTCGCGGCAGGGCCCAAGACCGTCATCTCCAAGATGACGGGGCTCATAAGCCAGCAGAACTCGGGGATACCGGGCTTCGTGCAGAAGGCGTGCATCGAGGCCCTGAAAGGGCCTCAGGACGAGGTCGAGAACATGCGGCGGGAATTCAACGCCCGCCGCGATCTGATGCTGGAAGGCATTTTATCCATCCCGGGGATGCGTTGCCACGCGCCCGACGGCGCCTTCTACCTGTTGCCCGATATCAAGGCATACCTGGGCAGATCCTGGAAGGGGAGCAAGATCGCCGACGCCGGCGCACTCGCCGATTATCTGATCGAGGAGGCGCATGTGGCCACGGTGGGCGGCGACCCCTTCGGCGCCCCCGGCTTTATCCGGCTCTCCTACGCGACCTCCAGGCCGAAGATCGAGGAGGGCGTGGCCAGACTCTCCAAGGCCTTATCAAGGCTTGCATAG
- the rsmD gene encoding 16S rRNA (guanine(966)-N(2))-methyltransferase RsmD, translating into MRVISGTAKGHRLVAPKSQRVRPALDQVKEAIFNILFDVNGLRVLDLFAGSGSVGIEALSRGAARAVFVEEWDKAIESIHKNLAHTKLSDRAVILKSTVGRAISTLSRRETEFDLIFVDPPYEKGLVNPTLEALAVSPLMAEGAVVIVEHHPKEPILEIEGLSLTDSRKYGQTLISFLSRS; encoded by the coding sequence ATGCGAGTTATCTCAGGCACAGCAAAGGGCCACAGGCTCGTGGCGCCGAAGTCCCAGCGGGTGAGGCCTGCGCTCGATCAAGTCAAGGAAGCGATCTTCAACATCCTCTTCGACGTAAACGGGCTGCGCGTGCTCGATCTCTTCGCAGGCTCCGGCTCCGTGGGGATAGAGGCGCTCTCGCGCGGGGCCGCGAGGGCGGTCTTCGTAGAGGAGTGGGACAAGGCGATAGAGTCGATACATAAAAATCTCGCTCACACGAAGCTCTCCGATCGCGCCGTGATCCTCAAGTCCACGGTGGGACGCGCCATATCCACGCTCTCGCGCAGGGAGACGGAATTCGACCTGATCTTCGTGGACCCGCCGTACGAGAAGGGGCTGGTGAATCCCACCCTCGAGGCGCTCGCAGTCTCGCCCCTCATGGCCGAGGGCGCGGTGGTGATCGTAGAGCACCACCCCAAGGAGCCGATACTCGAAATAGAGGGCCTCTCCTTGACCGACAGCCGCAAGTATGGTCAAACGCTGATCTCATTTCTTTCGAGGTCATGA
- a CDS encoding TolC family protein — LRNDLELDPDQALLLSSRYPPKVRHLESVESMISRAMANRGDYLAAIEEIERQRVRVKMARNSRWPQLDLVSTLDLNEIDRSYGDALGDMDSPNLTAGLMLSVPLENRAARAGARKAEAERARTVYAAKDLEKKIANEIARLAVAIGERLTIVEQTQQALSLHLEKQKLELGKYRMGRSSSDLVKRYQDDTVDTQRNLFEAWLAYKKSILDLKFALGMMVAESGEISEQTEVGK; from the coding sequence GCTTAGGAACGACCTCGAGCTCGACCCGGACCAGGCGCTCCTGCTTTCGAGCCGGTATCCGCCGAAGGTGAGGCATCTGGAGTCGGTGGAATCGATGATATCCAGGGCCATGGCCAATCGCGGCGACTACCTGGCCGCCATCGAGGAGATCGAACGCCAAAGGGTCAGGGTCAAAATGGCGCGCAACAGCCGCTGGCCTCAGCTGGATCTGGTGTCCACGCTCGACCTCAACGAGATCGACCGGAGCTACGGCGATGCGCTGGGCGACATGGACAGCCCGAACCTGACCGCCGGCCTCATGCTTTCGGTCCCCCTGGAGAATCGCGCCGCCCGCGCAGGCGCCCGCAAGGCCGAGGCTGAGAGGGCGCGCACGGTCTACGCCGCGAAGGATCTCGAGAAGAAGATAGCGAACGAGATCGCAAGGCTAGCGGTGGCGATCGGCGAGAGGCTCACGATAGTCGAACAGACCCAGCAGGCGCTCTCGCTCCATCTGGAGAAACAGAAACTCGAACTTGGAAAGTACAGGATGGGCCGCTCCTCCTCCGACCTCGTCAAGCGCTACCAGGACGACACGGTCGACACGCAGAGAAACCTCTTCGAGGCGTGGCTTGCCTACAAGAAGTCGATCCTGGACCTCAAATTTGCGCTCGGCATGATGGTGGCCGAGAGCGGAGAGATCTCGGAGCAGACGGAGGTGGGCAAGTGA
- the coaD gene encoding pantetheine-phosphate adenylyltransferase, which translates to MPNTAIAAGSFDPPTDGHLNIVERALKVFDRIIVAVAVNTTKTPIFTPDERISMLREIFKGEPRVTVDGFEGLLVDYARAKGVHTILRGLRTMGDYEYESQMALANKTLDPDIEILYMMTEGKYAHLSSSIIKEILRFGGSGCGMIHPVVEKELKKKLLKSERP; encoded by the coding sequence ATGCCGAACACAGCCATAGCAGCCGGCAGCTTCGATCCGCCCACCGACGGGCACCTCAACATCGTGGAGCGCGCGCTCAAGGTGTTCGACAGGATCATCGTGGCCGTGGCCGTCAACACGACCAAGACGCCCATATTCACGCCCGACGAGCGCATCAGCATGCTCCGAGAGATATTCAAGGGCGAACCCAGGGTCACAGTGGACGGCTTCGAGGGGCTGCTCGTGGACTATGCCCGCGCAAAGGGCGTGCACACGATATTGCGCGGGCTGAGGACCATGGGCGACTACGAGTACGAGTCGCAGATGGCGCTCGCCAACAAGACCCTCGACCCTGATATCGAGATCCTCTACATGATGACCGAGGGAAAGTACGCGCACCTCTCCTCGTCGATCATCAAGGAGATACTGCGGTTCGGCGGCAGCGGATGCGGGATGATACATCCGGTCGTGGAGAAAGAGCTCAAGAAGAAGCTCCTCAAGTCGGAGAGACCATGA
- a CDS encoding biotin transporter BioY gives MSAFNMDFKNPTTWLLAPLVAPLLPFALLSGCDDGGSATGDCTEGETQQCYCAGGDVGAQICETDDTWGECDCGSADADTDVDTDTDTDVDTDSDTDVDTDTDTDTDTDVDTDTDTDTGCSGLLTDVYSVSAGSDHTCALLNSGGVKCWGSNHYGQLGDGNSGYDQMETVPVDVVGLSYGGEVLSAGGDFTCALMTSGGVMCWGENGDGQIGDGTFDDSVVPTDVVDLSSGVSLISTGRRHACVVLGGDNVKCWGYNEFGQLGNGTTGNQNTPVDVIGESALTQFASAGYSHTCGLNLSGSAMCWGNNAYGQLGNGATSDEHMPVDVTVVSSGALQTIVAGNFAHTCGLLTTGGVKCWGYNELGQLGNGTTSNSISAMDVSGLSSGVLDIDAGSNFTCALLVTGAVKCWGDNSYGQLGNGSTGGYETTPVDVVGLSSGVSSIDVGSSSHACAVMTAGTVKCWGRNLEGALGDGTTTNSNTPVDVVCGE, from the coding sequence ATGTCCGCATTCAACATGGATTTCAAAAATCCCACCACATGGCTGCTCGCGCCGCTCGTCGCACCGTTGCTGCCGTTCGCGCTGCTCAGTGGCTGCGATGACGGAGGCTCTGCGACGGGGGATTGCACGGAGGGCGAGACGCAGCAGTGCTACTGCGCGGGCGGCGACGTGGGCGCGCAGATATGTGAGACGGACGACACATGGGGGGAGTGCGACTGCGGCAGCGCCGATGCCGACACCGATGTGGATACGGATACCGACACCGACGTCGATACGGACAGCGACACGGACGTGGACACGGATACCGATACCGATACCGACACCGACGTGGATACGGATACCGACACCGATACCGGATGCAGCGGCCTGCTCACGGATGTGTATTCTGTATCTGCTGGTTCCGATCATACTTGTGCGCTTCTAAATAGCGGTGGCGTCAAATGTTGGGGGTCTAATCATTATGGTCAGCTTGGCGATGGGAACAGTGGGTATGATCAAATGGAGACTGTGCCCGTGGATGTCGTGGGCCTCTCCTACGGTGGGGAGGTTCTCTCTGCAGGGGGAGATTTTACGTGTGCCCTTATGACTTCGGGTGGTGTCATGTGCTGGGGAGAAAACGGAGATGGTCAGATTGGCGATGGGACATTTGATGACTCAGTTGTGCCAACTGATGTCGTGGATCTCTCTTCCGGTGTATCATTAATTTCTACCGGAAGAAGACACGCATGTGTCGTGCTGGGGGGGGATAACGTCAAGTGTTGGGGATACAATGAATTCGGACAGCTTGGGAACGGGACGACAGGCAATCAAAACACGCCGGTGGATGTGATCGGTGAATCTGCTTTGACGCAGTTCGCCTCTGCTGGATACTCCCACACATGTGGATTGAATCTCTCGGGTAGCGCCATGTGTTGGGGAAACAACGCATATGGTCAACTTGGAAACGGAGCTACAAGCGATGAGCATATGCCGGTGGATGTGACGGTGGTATCCTCCGGAGCGCTGCAGACCATTGTTGCCGGCAATTTTGCTCATACATGTGGTTTGCTGACCACGGGCGGGGTTAAGTGTTGGGGATACAACGAGCTCGGTCAGCTCGGTAACGGAACGACCAGCAATTCGATATCCGCTATGGATGTCTCAGGTCTCTCATCTGGCGTGCTTGATATCGATGCAGGTTCCAATTTTACGTGCGCACTTCTTGTTACGGGTGCTGTCAAGTGTTGGGGGGATAACAGCTACGGGCAGCTCGGAAATGGCAGTACCGGCGGCTATGAAACGACTCCTGTGGATGTTGTGGGTCTCTCTTCAGGTGTTTCATCGATTGATGTTGGCAGTAGCAGCCATGCCTGCGCTGTTATGACTGCGGGTACTGTCAAGTGCTGGGGGCGCAATTTGGAAGGTGCGCTTGGTGATGGGACGACGACTAATTCAAACACCCCCGTCGATGTCGTCTGCGGGGAGTAG
- a CDS encoding TlyA family RNA methyltransferase, which translates to MAKVRIDKFVVEKGLALSREKAQALIMAGCVLIDETPATKPGQLVDPDAVVRVRGEDHPYVSRGGVKLAAAFSEFKIDAEGKICMDVGASTGGFTDCLLKSGAARIYAVDVGYGQLDQRVARDDRVIVLDRQNIRSLKKGKIAETIDLAVIDVSFISLSLVLPAVDLFLKEGASVIALIKPQFEVGRELVGKGGIVRDPASHELAIEKVRAAAKGLGWEERGLIESPITGAKGNKEFLIYFKKPLGQNSCKEAKQVL; encoded by the coding sequence ATGGCAAAAGTGCGGATCGACAAGTTCGTCGTGGAAAAGGGGCTGGCGCTGTCGCGCGAGAAGGCGCAGGCGCTCATCATGGCGGGATGCGTTCTGATAGACGAGACGCCGGCGACAAAACCGGGCCAGCTCGTCGACCCGGATGCCGTTGTGCGCGTGCGCGGCGAGGACCATCCCTACGTGAGCCGCGGCGGAGTGAAGCTCGCGGCGGCGTTCTCGGAGTTCAAAATAGATGCGGAGGGAAAGATCTGCATGGACGTCGGGGCGTCGACCGGCGGGTTCACCGACTGCCTCCTCAAGTCGGGTGCTGCGCGCATCTATGCTGTCGACGTGGGTTACGGGCAGCTCGACCAGAGGGTCGCGCGCGACGATAGGGTGATCGTGCTCGACCGCCAGAACATCCGTTCTCTAAAGAAGGGCAAGATCGCCGAGACCATCGACCTCGCGGTGATAGACGTCTCGTTCATATCCCTTTCCCTCGTCCTGCCCGCGGTTGACCTATTCCTCAAGGAGGGCGCCTCCGTCATTGCGCTGATCAAGCCGCAGTTCGAGGTGGGCAGGGAGTTGGTAGGCAAGGGGGGCATCGTGCGCGACCCGGCTTCGCACGAGCTTGCGATAGAGAAAGTCAGGGCCGCAGCAAAGGGGCTCGGCTGGGAAGAGCGCGGCCTCATCGAATCCCCCATCACGGGGGCCAAGGGGAACAAGGAATTTCTCATATATTTCAAGAAGCCATTGGGTCAAAATTCATGCAAAGAAGCGAAACAAGTCTTATAA